CTCACCAACACCACGCCAAGTGCTGCCGCCAGACCAAAGCACGGCCAGAACAGGTCGGCCTGCCACAGGCCATGAAACCGTGCGCTGGCCATCTGCGAGAGAAAAGTCGCCGGGATGATGTAGCCCAATCCGTACAACGCGTAGGTCCAGCCCAGGCGGGCGATGCCAGCGTTGCTTGACCCGTTCGCGGGTTGGGTGGCGCTTGCACTCGGTGAGGGTTGCGGCAGAAAAGGCAGGATCAGCATGAGCATCAACAGGCCGACCGCCGCGTAGATCAACCACAGGACAGCAGAACTCTGCTGCAGCAGGTTGGCGCCGAGTGCCAGCAGCCCGGTGAGAAAAATCCCCAGTCCGGGTCCGGCAAATACCAGCGCGCCCAAGCGTGGCCGATTAGCGGCCACGGCCAGTGGCTGACTCAGCGTGGTAATCATCACCAGCACCCAGGCACTGGCCACGCCAGTGCCAAAGCGCAGCAGCAGATGGGCCCAGAAACCGTTGGCGCAGAACGAAGCCAGGGTCAGCAACACGCACAGCCACAGCCCGCCGAGCAGGCGGCGCTTCACCTGGGCGGGACGACGGGCGAACATCGCGTCCAGGGCGCCGATGAAATACCCCAGGTAGTTGGCGGCGGCAATCAGGCCGGCGGCCGTCAGGTCGATCTGGCCTTCGCTGAGCAAATGCGGCAGTTGCGGGGTGAGGGCGAAGCGGCCAATGCCCATGGCCATCATCAAGGCGATAAAACAGGCGGACAAGCGAACGAAGGGCGTCATGGTCAGATTTCCTGCAAGGAGCAATGACCGTCAGGCTAGGACTGATTGACTTTCTTTAAAATTGAATAATAGTGAGTAACTTGTTCAGTTTTGGAGAATTGCTGTGGAGCTGAGTCAACTGCGGATTTTTCGTGCGGTCGCCGAAGAAGGTTCGATCACGCGCGCCGCCGAGCGTCTGCATCGGGTGCCTTCCAATTTGTCGACCCGGCTCAAGCAGTTGGAAGAGCAACTGGGCGTCGAGTTGTTCTTGCGCGAGCGACAACGCTTGCAGCTTTCTCCTGCCGGAAAAGTGCTGCTGGACTACAGCGCTAGGCTATTCGCCCTGCATGACGAGGCCGAGGCCGCGGTGCAGGGTGGTCAGCCGGCGGGCAATTTTGTCCTCGGCACCATGTACAGCACCGCCGCGATTCAATTGCCACCGTTGCTGGCGCGTTATCACCGCAGCTACCCGGCGGTGAACCTGCAGGTGCAGTCGGCGCCCAGTGGCGAGTTGCTTGAAGGCTTGCTCAGCGGGCGCCTCGACGCCGCACTGGTGGACGGTCCGTTGCAGTTGGCGGGGCTCGACGGTGTGCCGTTGTGCGACGAGAAACTGGTGCTGATCAGCGAGGCCGATCACCCACCGGTGCGCAGTGCGCTGGATGTGCAGGGGAGGGCGGTGTTTACGTTTCGCCAGGGCTGTTCCTATCGCATGCGCCTGGAGGCCTGGTTCGCGCATTCCCACGCGGCCATGGGCCGGGCGATGGAAATCGAGTCCTATCAGGGCATGCTGGCCTGTGTGATAGCCGGTTCCGGGGTGGCGCTGATGTCCGAGTCGATGCTGGCGAGCTTGCCGGGACGCGAGAGTGTGGCGGTCCATCCCCTGGCTGAACCGTTCGCCAGTACCGCCACCTGGCTGATGTGGCGCAAAGGCATGGTTGGCGCCAACCTGACGGCGTGGATTCAACTGCAGCGCGACGCCGACGTTACGGGCCGGACCGACGGCCTTGATTCAGATCAATCCGGTAACAGATCTTTGCGTACTGAGGCGAGCATTGCGTAGGAGATAGGACTACTATCTGTATGAAGCGTCTTCTTATGAGCCCGGTCGCTCGGCATTACCCTGAAGGGGGGCACCATGAAAGAGAAATTGCAAAACTGGCTCCATGACCTCGGTGTCGCGCTTGGTTTGATTGAACCGCCGCTGCAGCCGGTGCCGATTCGCACCGATGATGAGCAACGTCGACGCCAGCAGCGCCGCCGCTAAGCACTTTCCAGCAGGCGAAAAAAAACGGGTGCAGCAACCGACGCTGCACCCGCCGAAGAAAGTAAGACGGCGTCTGACTCTAAATCAGATCGCGCTGGCCGCAATGGCCGGGCGACGCGACGCCAGACTCACCACGACGAAGCTCACCAGGCCAACCGCCAGGCTGTAGTAGATCGGCGTATTCGCATCCAACCCATCCTTGAACATGAACACCAGCGCGGTGACAAAGCCCAGGCCCATGCTGGCGATGGCGCCGGCGGTGGTTGCGCGTTTCCAGAAGATTGCACCGATCAGCGGGAT
This region of Pseudomonas fluorescens genomic DNA includes:
- the ptrR gene encoding putrescine utilization regulator PtrR; its protein translation is MELSQLRIFRAVAEEGSITRAAERLHRVPSNLSTRLKQLEEQLGVELFLRERQRLQLSPAGKVLLDYSARLFALHDEAEAAVQGGQPAGNFVLGTMYSTAAIQLPPLLARYHRSYPAVNLQVQSAPSGELLEGLLSGRLDAALVDGPLQLAGLDGVPLCDEKLVLISEADHPPVRSALDVQGRAVFTFRQGCSYRMRLEAWFAHSHAAMGRAMEIESYQGMLACVIAGSGVALMSESMLASLPGRESVAVHPLAEPFASTATWLMWRKGMVGANLTAWIQLQRDADVTGRTDGLDSDQSGNRSLRTEASIA
- a CDS encoding MFS transporter, with translation MTPFVRLSACFIALMMAMGIGRFALTPQLPHLLSEGQIDLTAAGLIAAANYLGYFIGALDAMFARRPAQVKRRLLGGLWLCVLLTLASFCANGFWAHLLLRFGTGVASAWVLVMITTLSQPLAVAANRPRLGALVFAGPGLGIFLTGLLALGANLLQQSSAVLWLIYAAVGLLMLMLILPFLPQPSPSASATQPANGSSNAGIARLGWTYALYGLGYIIPATFLSQMASARFHGLWQADLFWPCFGLAAALGVVLVSLRRPGPDSSRRWLIATLWLQAAGVFACLLGSGFGLALGVLLCGTPFLACMQLVMQRSRELAPAATQRNAGLLTACFALGQLSGPLLAAVSSHFSGGLQPALLVAGSGLILAGGLLLGPFSAAPAVCANAGEPTVQR
- a CDS encoding PA1414 family protein, encoding MKEKLQNWLHDLGVALGLIEPPLQPVPIRTDDEQRRRQQRRR